In the genome of Dermatobacter hominis, the window GCCGCCGGCGAGCTGCTGCTCGGCACCGCGGCCGACCACCGGGCCCGCCTGGCCTCGCTGCTCGACCTGGTCGACGCCGGTGCCGTCCCGGCGGACGAGGACCGAGGTGCAGCATGAGGCTGCGGTTCGACGACGCGGTCGAGGCGTTCCGCGCCGAGCTGCTCGAGTGGCTGGCGGCGAACCGGCCGGACCCCGAGGAGATGGCGGCCGAGCCGTCGCTGTCGACAGGGCACGCGCCGGGGTGGGCCCGCCGCTGGACCCGGGCCATGTTCGACGCTGGCTGGCTGGTGCCGGGCTGGCCTCCCGAGCTCGGCGGCCGCGGCGCCTCGCCCATCGAGACGCTCGTCTACCTCGAGGAGCTGGCCCGGGCGCGGGTGCCGCGCACGACCAACGTGCAGGGCCTCGGCATCGTCGTGCCGACGATCGTGGAGCACGGGAACCCCGAGCAGGTGCGGGACCATGCGCTCCCGATCCTGCGCGGCGAGTCGACGGCCTGCCTGGGCATGAGCGAGCCCGGCGCCGGGAGCGACCTCGCCGGGCTCTCGACCCGGGCGGTGCTCGACGGCGACCACTGGGTCATCGACGGCCAGAAGGTGTGGACCTCGGGCGCGAACTACGCCGACACGTGCCTGCTGTTCTGCCGGACCGACCCGGACGCGCCCAAGCACGAGGGCATCTCGATCCTGATCGTGCCCATGGGCTCGCCGGGCATCACGGTGCGGCCGCTGCCCGAGATCATCCGGCCCGAGGCGCCCGACCTGAACGAGGTGCACCTCGACGCCGTCCGCGTCCCGGCGGGGAACCTCGTCGGCACGCTCCACGACGGGTGGGCCATGGCGAACGCGTCGCTCGCCCACGAGCGCGGCATGGTGTGGGTCAGCGCGGTGATGGGGCTCGAGGAGTCGCTCGAGCGCCTGCGGGGCGAGGCGCCCGAGCTGCTCGCCCCGCTCGGGCCGCAGGAGCGGGCGCTCGCCGTCGACCAGATCGTCCAGGTCGCCATCGACGCGCAGGCTGCCCGCTGCATGGGCTACCGGGGCTTCGGTCGGCTCGCCCGGGGCGGGACCGCCCCCGAGCAGGCGCTCATGAAGCTCTACGCCAGCGAGTCCCGGCAGCGCATCGCCCGCGTGGCCGCCGAGCTCCAGGGCGCGAATGCCCTCGAGGTCGACCGGGTCGCCAACGACGGCCACCTGGCGGTCGACGAGCCGCAGGGCACCTGGCTGGAGCAGTACTTCAACAGCTTCGCCAACACGATCTCGGCGGGGACCTCCGAGATCCAGCGCAACATCATCGCCGAACGGGTGCTCGGACTGCCGAGGGGGTGACCACGTGCGCTTCGCCCTGACCCACCCGCTGGTCCACGGACCGTACGACCCCGCGCTGGCGACCGGCGCCGGGGTCCAGGCCCTGGCCCGGGCCGCCGAGGAGGCCGGCTTCGACGGCTACGGCTTCACCGACCACCCGGCGCCACCGCGCCGCTGGCTCGACGCCGGCGGCCACGATGCGCTCGACCCGTTCGTCGCGCTCGGGTTCGTCGCCGCCGCCACGACCACCATCCGGCTGGTGCCGAACGTGGTCGTGCTGCCGTACCGGAACCCCTTCGTGGTGGCCAAGGCCTCGGCCACGCTCGACGTGCTGTCGGGCGGTCGGTTCACCCTGTCGGTCGGCGCCGGGTACCTCCGCGCCGAGTTCGCCGCGCTCGGCCTGGACGTCGACGAGCGCAACGACCGCTTCGACGAGGCGCTCGAGGTGCTGCGAGCGGCCTGGTCGGGCGACGACGTCACCTACGAGGGCCGGTCCACCACCGCCCGGGAGGTCGCCCCGCGGCCGGTGCCGACCGCCGCGCCGCGGCTCCCGATCTGGATCGGCGGCAACGGTGCCCGGGCGCGTCGCCGGGTCGCGGCCCACGGCGACGGCTGGGCGCCGTTCCCGGCGCCCGCCGGCCTGGCCCGGACCGCCCGCACCACGGCCCTCGACACCACCGACGCGCTGGCCGAGGCCATCGCCGACCTGCACGTCCGGCTCGACGAGGCCGGGCGCGACCCGGCGGCCGTCGACATCTCGTTCGGGTGCCACGCCGGTGGCGACCCGGCCTCCGACGCGTTCGACCCCGAGGCGCACCGCGCCGGCCTCGAGGAGCTCGCCGCGCTCGGCGTGACCTGGGTCCAGGTCGGCGTGCCGGGCGACGGCGTGGACGCGGCGGTGGCGGTGATCCGCCGCTACGGGGAGACCGTCATCGCACCGAGCCGGGTGGACCGGCCCGGAGGGGAGGGGACGTGAACGTCGTCAACCACGTCGGCCACTGCGTGACCGACCTCGACCGGTCACGCCGGTTCTACGAGTCGGTGTTCGGCTTCCGGGCCGTCCGCGACCTGGCCGTCCCCGACGAGCCGGCCTCCCGGCTCCTCCGCGTGCCCCCGCCGGTCGGGCTCACCGCCGTGTACCTCGAGCTCGGCGGCACCGTGCTGGAGCTCCTGCACTTCGACCGGCCCGCCGACGGCCCGGCGCGCGACCGCACCTTCACGGAACCCGGCCTCACGCACCTGTCCTTCACGGTCGACGACGTGGCCGCCACCTGCGCCCTCGTCGAGGAGCACGGCGGCACGGTGCTCGCCGACACCGACGTCGGCGGGCTGGCGATCATGGTCCAGGACCCGGACGGCCAGCTGCTCGAGCTGCTGCCGGTCAGCGACCGGGCAGGTCGCGCTTGACCACCTTGCCGGTGGGGTTGCGCGGCAGGGCGGTCACGAACGTCCAGCGGCGGGGCACCTTGTGCGGGCTGAGCCGCTCGGCGCAGTGGGCCCTCAGCTCGTCCTCGCCCGCCTCGGCACCGGGCGCGACCACGATCCAGGCGCCGACGTCCTCGCCGAGCACGTCGTGGGGCACCCCGGCGACGGCCGCCTCGGCCACGGCAGGGTGCTCGTAGAGCACCGCCTCGACGTCGGCGGCGTGCACGTTGTTGCCGCCCCGGATGATCACGTCCTTCTCCCGGCCGACCAGGTAGAGGAAGCCGTCCTCGTCGACCCGGGCCAGGTCGCCGGTGTGCAGCCATCCGTCCTGCCAGGCCGATGCGGTGGCGTCGGCATCGGCGAAGTACTCCCGCTCGCGCCCCGGGTTCCGCACCAGGAGCTCGCCGACCTCGCCGGCGGGCAGCTCCTCGCCCAGCGGATCGACCACGCGGACCTCGGTCGGCGGCACCGGTCGGCCGACCGATCCCCGCCGTCGCTCGATCTCGTCGTGCGGCATCGTGCAGAAGGCCGGCCCGGCCTCGGTCATGCCCCAGGAGTTCGACACGACGGCGCCGGCGAGCCGCGCCCTGAGCCGATCCTGGGTCGCGGGCGCGAGCGGGGCGCTCCCGAGCGGGCAGAGCGTGATGCTCGACAGGTCGGCGGTCTCGAAGCGCGGGTGGGCGAGGAGCAGCTCGGCCATCGCCGGGACCAGGAACGTCGCCGTCGGTCGGTGGCGCTCCACCGCGTCGATCCAGTCGTCCGCGTCGAACCGCGGGAGGTAGAGCAGGCGCATCCCGAGCTTCATCGGGTTGTACACCGACGCGATTCCGGCGAACGTCGACATCGGTGACGAGTGGAGCCACCCGGTGCCCGACCAGGGCGGCAGGCCATTCGGGATGAGCGCGATGTTGCCGTGACGCGCGACGACGCCCTTCGGCCGGCCGGTGGTGCCGGAGGTGTACATGATGTCGGCCATGTCGGCGCCGGTCACCGGCACCTGGAACGCCGCGTCGTCGCCGTCGAGCATCGATGCCCACGGGAGCACCCGGTCGTCGCCGTCTGGCGGCGCCGACGTCACGACGTGGCGCAGCGCGGGCAGCTCGGCCCACGCCGATCGCAGCGTCGCGGTGCTCGCCACGCCGCTGATCGCGACGACCGCGCCCGAGTGGCCGAGGACGTGCACGAGCTCCGGTGCCACCAGTCGCGTGCTGGTCGGGACGGCCACGGCGCCGGCCTTGTGCACGGCCGCGTAGGACAGCAGGAAGCGCTCGGGTTCGTCGGGCGGGACGTGCACCGCGACGCGGTCGCCGCGCTCGACGCCGAGGTCGACCAGGTGGCGCGCGATCTGGTTCGAGCCCCGCTCCCAGGCGTCGAACGTCAGCTCGGTCCCGCCCGTCACGTCGACGAACGCGACCTCGTCGGGGTGGGCGTCGGCCATGAGCCGCAGCTGGTCGGGGAGCAGGTCGGCCACCGGAGGTCACCCCACCCCGGACCGCTCGGGGTCGCTCGGCTCGGGATCGCGGGGCAGGCCGAGCAGCCGCTCGCCGATCACGTTCCGCTGGATCTCGCTGGTCCCGCCGGCGATCGTGAGGCACCGGTTGGCGAGGAAGCCGAACGTCCACTGGGCGGCGGGCCCGACCGTGGTGGCGCCCTCGGGGCCGAGCAGCCGCAGCCCCAGCTCCTGGGTGCGCTGGTCGTGCTCGACGCCCAGCAGCTTGCGGACGCTGGCCTCGGCGCCCGGCGGCGCACCGTGGAGCGAGCGCAGCGTGGACCGCAGGCCCATCACCGCGATCGAGTGCGACTCGGCCAGCAGGGCGCCGAGCTCGTCGAGCACGAGCGGGTCGTCGGCGATCGATCCGCCGGTCCCACCCTCGGCGGCGAGGTCGGACACGAGCGACACGAGCGCCTCGATGCCCCCGCCGAACGACGACCCGCCCGCCATCGACACCCGCTCGTTCGCGAGCGTCGTGCGGGCGAGGGCCCAGCCGCCGTCGACCTCACCCACGACGCAGTCGTCGGGCACGAACACGTCGGTGAGGAAGACCTCGTTGAACATCTCGAGGCCGGTCAGCTCCCGCAGCGGGCGGATGTCGAGGCCGGCGCTCGACATGTCGACGACGAAGTAGGTGATGCCGAGGTGCTTGGGCGCCGTGCGATCCGTCCGGGCCAGGCAGATGCCCCAGTCGGCCTCCCGGGCCATCGTGGTCCACACCTTCTGCCCGTTCAGCACCCATCCGCCCTCGACGCGGTCGGCCCTGGTGGTCAGCGCCGCGAGGTCGGACCCGGCCTCGGGTTCGCTGAAGAGCTGGCACCAGCTGATCTCGCCGCGGAGGGTCGGACCCACCCAGCGCTCCTGCTGCTCCTCGGTCCCGTGCGTGGCGATCGTCGGCGCGGCCCAGGCGCCGACCTGCAGGTGCGGGACGCGGACCCGGGCCCGGCGCAGCTCCTCGTCGATCACCAGCTGCTCGACGGCGGTGGCGTCGCGCCCCCAGGGCGGCGACCAGTGCGGGACGATGAGCCCGGCCTCGGCGAGCGGGACCCGTCGCTCGTCGCGGTCCAGGTCGGCGATCACCCCGATCGTCGCCCGCAGCTCGGAGCGGAGCGCGTCCGCCTCGGGCGGGAGCTCGAGCTGGAGGCGGCGGCGCACGCCGTCGAGCGCGGACCCGGCCAGGCGGCGGCGGTCCGCCGGCGCGCCGCCCAGGAGCTGGCGCAGCGCGAGGGCGCGGCGGAGGTAGAGGTGCGCGTCGTGCTCCCAGGTGAACCCGATCCCACCGAGCACCTGGATGCAGTCCTTGGCGATGTCGACCGCGGCGTCGAGCGCCACCGCGCCGGCCGCGGCGATGGCGACCCCGGCCTCGGGCCCGCGGGGATCTTCGCCGTCGAGCGCCACCGCGGCGTCCCACGCCAGGGCCCGGATCTGCTCCAGCGCGACGAGCATGTCGGCGCAGCGGTGCTTCACCGCCTGGAACTGGCCGATCGGGCGGCCGAACTGCCGCCGTACCGCGGCGTACGCCGCCGCCGTGTCGACGCACCACGACGCGATCCCGGCCGCCTCCGCGGCGGCGAGCGCGACGCCGACGGCGCGGACGACCGCGGCGTCGACACCGGGCAGCAGCGTGGCCGGCGCCCCCACGAGCTCGATCCGGGCCAGCGGGCGCGTGGCGTCGAGCGCCTCCACGGGCGCCGCCGTGAGCCCGTCGCGGCCGACCAGGGCCCAGCGCGGCCCGTCCGCGGTCCGCACCGGCAGGACCAGCAGGTCGGCCAGCTCCCCGCACAGCACGGGTGCTGCCCACCCCGAGGCGCGTCCGTCGTCGAGGTCGACGTCCGCCTGCGGCGCCACCGTGCCGATCGTCGTCCCCGCGGCGAGGCCCGCCAGCGCGTCGCCGGCCGCCGCGCCGTCCGGCGACGTCGCGGCCGCGACCAGCACACCGGCGGCCCAGGCGGTGGGGAGCAGCGGTCCCGGCGCGACGGCCCGGCCGAGCTCCTCGACGACGACGGCGGTCGCGCCGTGGCCGGCCCCGCCGCCGCCGCACGGCTCGGGCACCGCCAGGCCCACCCAGCCGAGGTCGGCCAGCGAGGCCCAGAAGGACGGCGGCGCCGCGCCGCCCGCGTCGAGCGACGCCCGGACCGTCGCCGGGTCGCACCGGTCGGACGCGAAGCGCCGGACGGCGTCGGCGAGCAGCTGGTGGTCCTCGTCGATGGCGATCCCCACTCGCGCTCCCAACGTCCCTCTCGATCTGACGCGCGTGTCACCTTAGCGAGTAGGGTGCGCCCGCAGCCGAGCGCCGAGGGGGTCCTGTGGGCGGCATCTGCGACGGACGGGTGGCGATCGTGACCGGTGCCGGGCGGGGCATCGGACGGGAGCACGCGCTGGCGCTGGCCGCCGAGGGCGCCGCCGTGCTGGTCAACGACGTGGGGTCGCGACCCGACGGCGGCGGGGCCGACGCCACGCCGGCCGACGAGGTGGTGGCCGAGATCCGCGCCCTGGGCGGGCGGGCCGTCGCCGACGCGTCCGACGTCACCGACTTCGAGCAGGCGGGGAAGATGGTGCAGCGCGCGGTCGACGAGCTCGGCGGTCTCGACGTGCTCGTCAACAACGCCGGCATCCTCCGCGACCGCATGGTCTTCTCGATGGAGGAGTCCGACTGGGACGACGTCGTCGCCGTGCACCTCAAGGGCCACTTCTGCCCGACGCGCCACGCGGCGGCCCACTGGCGCGCCCGGGCCAAGGCCGGCGAGGAGGTGGACGCGCGGATCATCAACACGGCGTCGCCGTCGGGCCTGTACGGCAACGTCGGGCAGTCGAACTACGGCGCGGCCAAGGCGGGGATCGCCGGGTTCACGCTCGTGTGCGCGCTGGAGCTCGGGCGGCTCGGCGTCACCGCCAACTGCCTCGCCCCGACCGCCGTCACCCGCCTCGTCGCGCCGGTGATGGGCGGCGAGGAGAACATCCCCGACGAGGTGCGGGAGCAGTTGTCGCCCCGATGGGTCGCCGCCGTCGCCACGTGGCTCGCCAGCCCGGCGTCCCGCGGCGTCACCGGACGGGTCTTCGACGTCCGCGGCGACACGATCGCCGTCGCCGAGGGCTGGCACCGTGGTCCCGAGGGCCCGAACCCCGGTGACCCAGCTGCCGTCGGCGAGGTGGTCGAGGCGCTGCTCGCCGAGGCCCGCCCCAACGGGGACCTCGACGGGCGCGACGACCCCGACCGGTTCTGAGGCCGTCGTGCACGTCGACGGCGCCAACGTGCTGGTCACCGGCGCCTCCTCGGGCATCGGCGAGGCGCTGGCGCTCGAGCTGGCGGCCCGGGGCGCGACCGTCGCCCTGGCGGCGCGACGTCGGGAACGGCTCGACGCCGTCCTCGGGCGGTGCCTCGACCGGGCGCCCGGGTCGACCCGCTACGTCGTCGACCTCGCCGACCCCGAGGCCGCCGAGGCGCTCGTGGCGTCGGCGTGGGACGACCTCGGGCACCTCGACGTCGTGGTCAACAACGCCGGCGCCCCCATGCGGCGCTCGGTCCGGGACCTGACGACGGCCGAGCTGCAGCGGACGATGGCCGTGAACTTCGAGTCCCCGGCGCGCATCTGCCTCGCGGCGCTCGGCCCGATGCTCGATAGGGGACGGGGATCGATCGTGAACGTGTCGAGCTTCGGCGGACGGGCCGGCATCCCCGGGGAGGCCGCCTACTGCGCGTCGAAGTTCGCCCTCGCAGGGTGGACGGAGTCGCTCGCGCTCGACCTGTGGGACAGCGGCGTCGAGGTGCGCCTCGTCCTCCCCGGTGCCGTCGACACGGAGATCTGGGACCAGCCGGGCAACGACGAGCCGGACTACGACGGCGACCTCGCGCCGGCCGGCGAGGTGGCGGCCGGGATCGTCGCCGCGATCGAGGGCGACCGGTTCGAGCACTACCTGCCGGACCTGTCGGACGTGGCCCGGTTCAAGGCGGACGCGATCGAGGACTACCTCGCGGGCGTGGTCGCCTTCGCCCGGAGCCGAGGCGCCGATCGGGAGGTCAGACCGCCGCCGTGACCGGCGCCAGGTGCAGGAGGTCCCGGACGTTGTCGGACATGACCGCCCGGGTCTCGTCGCGATCGAACTCGGGGATGTCCTCGACGAAGCGCACCGGCTCGGGCAGGCCCTCGGTGTGCGGGAAGTCGGAGCCGAACAGCAGGCGGTCGATCCCGATGGCGTCCCGCAGGCGGGCCATGTCGTCCTCGTAGTACGGCGCCACCCACACGTTGCGCCGGAACTGCTCGACGGGGTGGTCGGCGAACGCGAAGGGCATCTTCCCGTGCGCGTCGCGCAGGTTGCGGAGCAGGTCCGGCACCCACATCGCGCCGTTCTCGATCGAGGCGATCCGCAGCGTGGGGAACCGCTCGAAGAGCCCGTGGCAGATCATGGCCGCCAGCGAGTCGGAGATGCCACGGTCGGCGAAGGCGACCAACGGGAACGACGCGTGCTTGAAGCCCTCGAACCCACCGCCGCCGTCGCCGGCCGACTGCGTTCGCCAGAACCGGCCGTAGTGCGCCACGCCGCTCAGCCCCGCGTGCAGGACCATCGGCACGCCGGCCTCGGCGACGAGGCCCCACACGCGGTCGAAGCGCGGGTGCGCCGGCGAGACGTAGCCGTCCTCGCCGTCGGGCACGGGGCCGGGGATCGTGACGA includes:
- a CDS encoding acyl-CoA dehydrogenase family protein; this encodes MRLRFDDAVEAFRAELLEWLAANRPDPEEMAAEPSLSTGHAPGWARRWTRAMFDAGWLVPGWPPELGGRGASPIETLVYLEELARARVPRTTNVQGLGIVVPTIVEHGNPEQVRDHALPILRGESTACLGMSEPGAGSDLAGLSTRAVLDGDHWVIDGQKVWTSGANYADTCLLFCRTDPDAPKHEGISILIVPMGSPGITVRPLPEIIRPEAPDLNEVHLDAVRVPAGNLVGTLHDGWAMANASLAHERGMVWVSAVMGLEESLERLRGEAPELLAPLGPQERALAVDQIVQVAIDAQAARCMGYRGFGRLARGGTAPEQALMKLYASESRQRIARVAAELQGANALEVDRVANDGHLAVDEPQGTWLEQYFNSFANTISAGTSEIQRNIIAERVLGLPRG
- a CDS encoding LLM class F420-dependent oxidoreductase translates to MRFALTHPLVHGPYDPALATGAGVQALARAAEEAGFDGYGFTDHPAPPRRWLDAGGHDALDPFVALGFVAAATTTIRLVPNVVVLPYRNPFVVAKASATLDVLSGGRFTLSVGAGYLRAEFAALGLDVDERNDRFDEALEVLRAAWSGDDVTYEGRSTTAREVAPRPVPTAAPRLPIWIGGNGARARRRVAAHGDGWAPFPAPAGLARTARTTALDTTDALAEAIADLHVRLDEAGRDPAAVDISFGCHAGGDPASDAFDPEAHRAGLEELAALGVTWVQVGVPGDGVDAAVAVIRRYGETVIAPSRVDRPGGEGT
- a CDS encoding VOC family protein codes for the protein MNVVNHVGHCVTDLDRSRRFYESVFGFRAVRDLAVPDEPASRLLRVPPPVGLTAVYLELGGTVLELLHFDRPADGPARDRTFTEPGLTHLSFTVDDVAATCALVEEHGGTVLADTDVGGLAIMVQDPDGQLLELLPVSDRAGRA
- a CDS encoding class I adenylate-forming enzyme family protein, whose translation is MADLLPDQLRLMADAHPDEVAFVDVTGGTELTFDAWERGSNQIARHLVDLGVERGDRVAVHVPPDEPERFLLSYAAVHKAGAVAVPTSTRLVAPELVHVLGHSGAVVAISGVASTATLRSAWAELPALRHVVTSAPPDGDDRVLPWASMLDGDDAAFQVPVTGADMADIMYTSGTTGRPKGVVARHGNIALIPNGLPPWSGTGWLHSSPMSTFAGIASVYNPMKLGMRLLYLPRFDADDWIDAVERHRPTATFLVPAMAELLLAHPRFETADLSSITLCPLGSAPLAPATQDRLRARLAGAVVSNSWGMTEAGPAFCTMPHDEIERRRGSVGRPVPPTEVRVVDPLGEELPAGEVGELLVRNPGREREYFADADATASAWQDGWLHTGDLARVDEDGFLYLVGREKDVIIRGGNNVHAADVEAVLYEHPAVAEAAVAGVPHDVLGEDVGAWIVVAPGAEAGEDELRAHCAERLSPHKVPRRWTFVTALPRNPTGKVVKRDLPGR
- a CDS encoding acyl-CoA dehydrogenase, producing the protein MGIAIDEDHQLLADAVRRFASDRCDPATVRASLDAGGAAPPSFWASLADLGWVGLAVPEPCGGGGAGHGATAVVVEELGRAVAPGPLLPTAWAAGVLVAAATSPDGAAAGDALAGLAAGTTIGTVAPQADVDLDDGRASGWAAPVLCGELADLLVLPVRTADGPRWALVGRDGLTAAPVEALDATRPLARIELVGAPATLLPGVDAAVVRAVGVALAAAEAAGIASWCVDTAAAYAAVRRQFGRPIGQFQAVKHRCADMLVALEQIRALAWDAAVALDGEDPRGPEAGVAIAAAGAVALDAAVDIAKDCIQVLGGIGFTWEHDAHLYLRRALALRQLLGGAPADRRRLAGSALDGVRRRLQLELPPEADALRSELRATIGVIADLDRDERRVPLAEAGLIVPHWSPPWGRDATAVEQLVIDEELRRARVRVPHLQVGAWAAPTIATHGTEEQQERWVGPTLRGEISWCQLFSEPEAGSDLAALTTRADRVEGGWVLNGQKVWTTMAREADWGICLARTDRTAPKHLGITYFVVDMSSAGLDIRPLRELTGLEMFNEVFLTDVFVPDDCVVGEVDGGWALARTTLANERVSMAGGSSFGGGIEALVSLVSDLAAEGGTGGSIADDPLVLDELGALLAESHSIAVMGLRSTLRSLHGAPPGAEASVRKLLGVEHDQRTQELGLRLLGPEGATTVGPAAQWTFGFLANRCLTIAGGTSEIQRNVIGERLLGLPRDPEPSDPERSGVG
- a CDS encoding SDR family oxidoreductase, whose translation is MGGICDGRVAIVTGAGRGIGREHALALAAEGAAVLVNDVGSRPDGGGADATPADEVVAEIRALGGRAVADASDVTDFEQAGKMVQRAVDELGGLDVLVNNAGILRDRMVFSMEESDWDDVVAVHLKGHFCPTRHAAAHWRARAKAGEEVDARIINTASPSGLYGNVGQSNYGAAKAGIAGFTLVCALELGRLGVTANCLAPTAVTRLVAPVMGGEENIPDEVREQLSPRWVAAVATWLASPASRGVTGRVFDVRGDTIAVAEGWHRGPEGPNPGDPAAVGEVVEALLAEARPNGDLDGRDDPDRF
- a CDS encoding SDR family NAD(P)-dependent oxidoreductase, whose amino-acid sequence is MHVDGANVLVTGASSGIGEALALELAARGATVALAARRRERLDAVLGRCLDRAPGSTRYVVDLADPEAAEALVASAWDDLGHLDVVVNNAGAPMRRSVRDLTTAELQRTMAVNFESPARICLAALGPMLDRGRGSIVNVSSFGGRAGIPGEAAYCASKFALAGWTESLALDLWDSGVEVRLVLPGAVDTEIWDQPGNDEPDYDGDLAPAGEVAAGIVAAIEGDRFEHYLPDLSDVARFKADAIEDYLAGVVAFARSRGADREVRPPP
- a CDS encoding amidohydrolase family protein, with product MSELGFRPFDADQHYYEAEDAFTRHIEKGMAKRCMQWAEIDGRRRLLVGGRVNKFIPNPTFDPIARPGSLEDYFRGRNTEGLDLKTMFGELDPISEHPAYRVREARVRLLDEQGLDGALLFPTLGVGMQEALRRDLPALHAAFRAFNRWLDEDWGFDRGDGRLYAAPMIALAEPELAAAEVERVLGDGAKVLVTIPGPVPDGEDGYVSPAHPRFDRVWGLVAEAGVPMVLHAGLSGVAHYGRFWRTQSAGDGGGGFEGFKHASFPLVAFADRGISDSLAAMICHGLFERFPTLRIASIENGAMWVPDLLRNLRDAHGKMPFAFADHPVEQFRRNVWVAPYYEDDMARLRDAIGIDRLLFGSDFPHTEGLPEPVRFVEDIPEFDRDETRAVMSDNVRDLLHLAPVTAAV